The following are encoded in a window of Mycobacteriales bacterium genomic DNA:
- a CDS encoding response regulator transcription factor — translation MDPIRVVLVDDHEVVRRGVRELLSVEDDIEVVGEAGTVSEAEARIPALRPDIAVLDVRLPDGNGVALCRELRSRMPELNVLMLTSFSDDDALFDAILAGAAGYVLKQIRGDDLVDAVRTVGRGGSLLDPGVTAQVLERLRNPPVEDPRLAELTGQERRILELIAEGLTNRQIGERMFLAEKTVKNYVSSLLAKLGLERRTQAAVYGASLLERAKDE, via the coding sequence ATGGATCCGATCCGGGTCGTGCTCGTCGACGACCACGAGGTGGTGCGGCGCGGCGTGCGCGAGCTGCTCTCGGTCGAGGACGACATCGAGGTCGTCGGCGAGGCCGGGACGGTGTCGGAGGCGGAGGCGCGCATCCCGGCGCTGCGTCCGGACATCGCGGTGCTCGACGTGCGGCTCCCCGACGGCAACGGTGTCGCGCTCTGCCGCGAGCTGCGGTCGCGGATGCCGGAGCTCAACGTCCTCATGCTCACGTCGTTCTCCGACGACGACGCGCTGTTCGACGCGATCCTCGCGGGCGCGGCCGGCTACGTGCTGAAGCAGATCCGCGGCGACGACCTGGTCGACGCGGTGCGCACGGTCGGCCGCGGCGGGTCGTTGCTCGACCCGGGCGTGACGGCGCAGGTGCTCGAACGCCTCCGCAACCCCCCGGTGGAGGACCCGCGGCTGGCCGAGCTGACCGGGCAGGAACGCCGCATCCTCGAGCTGATCGCGGAGGGGCTGACCAACCGGCAGATCGGCGAGCGGATGTTCCTCGCCGAGAAGACGGTGAAGAACTACGTGTCCAGCCTGCTCGCCAAGCTCGGGCTGGAACGCCGCACCCAGGCCGCCGTCTACGGCGCCTCGCTGCTGGAGCGCGCGAAGGACGAGTAG
- a CDS encoding multicopper oxidase domain-containing protein: MRNAAMSSNATVLAAAALAVVAAVPAVAVARGNHRGAAVTSHKAHTAAPAAKESSAGVSLGEMFVKPSLTSLGAGRIVFQVKNDGAVPHALAVDGYAERTGDLAAGATGTVTLDDVPEGTTLTLFCPVPGHREAGMRATVTVGHDTSGMAGMPGMTTAPGAPIDFNAMDSAMRERTKMFPAKTAGVGAQPLAPKVLADGTKEFTLVAKIVKWEVEPGRTVDAWTYNGTVPGPTIKVDVGDKVKVVLRNDLPESTALHFHGVRVPISQDGVPDITQEPVKPHGTFTYAFTATRPAVGMYHSHHDAVKQVPNGLAGTFLVGEMPVPKGVRVSQELPMVLDDSGVIGFALNGKSFPATAPIVAKRGEWVEVHYLNEGAAIHPMHLHGLDQLVVAKDGFPVPQPYYADTVLVAPGERYTVLVKAELPGTWAWHCHILSHAENEQGMFGMVTAIVVT; the protein is encoded by the coding sequence ATGAGGAACGCAGCAATGTCCAGCAACGCCACCGTTCTCGCCGCCGCCGCGCTCGCCGTGGTCGCGGCCGTCCCCGCCGTCGCCGTCGCGCGCGGCAACCACCGCGGCGCCGCGGTCACGTCACACAAGGCGCACACCGCCGCGCCGGCCGCGAAGGAGAGCAGCGCCGGCGTCTCGCTCGGCGAGATGTTCGTCAAGCCCTCGCTGACCTCGCTCGGCGCCGGCCGGATCGTGTTCCAGGTGAAGAACGACGGCGCCGTCCCCCACGCGCTCGCCGTCGACGGCTACGCGGAACGCACCGGCGACCTGGCCGCGGGCGCGACCGGCACCGTGACGTTGGACGACGTGCCGGAGGGCACGACGTTGACGCTGTTCTGCCCGGTCCCCGGCCACCGCGAGGCGGGCATGCGGGCGACGGTGACGGTCGGCCACGACACGAGCGGGATGGCCGGCATGCCCGGCATGACCACCGCGCCCGGCGCGCCGATCGACTTCAACGCGATGGACTCGGCGATGCGCGAACGCACCAAGATGTTCCCCGCCAAGACGGCGGGCGTGGGCGCGCAGCCGCTGGCGCCCAAGGTCCTCGCCGACGGCACCAAGGAGTTCACGCTCGTCGCGAAGATCGTGAAGTGGGAGGTCGAGCCCGGCCGGACGGTCGACGCCTGGACCTACAACGGCACCGTTCCCGGCCCGACCATCAAGGTGGACGTCGGCGACAAGGTGAAGGTGGTCCTGCGCAACGACCTGCCGGAGTCGACGGCGCTGCACTTCCACGGCGTGCGGGTGCCGATCTCGCAGGACGGCGTGCCGGACATCACGCAGGAGCCGGTCAAGCCGCACGGGACGTTCACGTACGCGTTCACCGCGACGCGGCCGGCGGTCGGCATGTACCACTCGCACCACGACGCCGTGAAGCAGGTGCCGAACGGTCTGGCCGGCACGTTCCTCGTCGGCGAGATGCCGGTGCCGAAGGGCGTGCGGGTAAGCCAGGAGCTGCCGATGGTGCTGGACGACTCGGGCGTGATCGGGTTCGCGCTGAACGGCAAGTCGTTCCCGGCGACGGCGCCGATCGTCGCGAAGCGGGGCGAGTGGGTCGAGGTCCACTACCTGAACGAGGGCGCGGCGATCCACCCGATGCACCTGCACGGCCTGGACCAGCTCGTCGTCGCGAAGGACGGGTTCCCGGTGCCCCAGCCGTACTACGCGGACACGGTGCTGGTCGCGCCGGGCGAGCGGTACACGGTGCTGGTGAAGGCCGAGCTGCCCGGCACCTGGGCATGGCACTGCCACATCCTCAGCCATGCCGAGAACGAGCAGGGCATGTTCGGCATGGTCACCGCGATAGTGGTCACATAG
- a CDS encoding acetyl-CoA hydrolase/transferase C-terminal domain-containing protein gives METVSPERLAAAASRLPGVPRVVASGNAAAPLPLLRAIDAALPRWRLHMLNAPPGIPARDGVRLETAFVGTGMRDRPELDYIPSRLSLVPPLFRDQRPPDVVVLHTSTPRNGHLSMGCEVNVLPAAVEAVRARGGLVVAQVNPRMPYTFGDGELHVDDVDLAVEVDEPLPAPAPREPDECSREIADRVAALVREGATLQMGIGAVPDATLAAVRHQRGLRVWSEMFSDGVLELERRGALDDATPITASFLAGSAELMAWVDRNPRVRMLRTERANDPGRIARQPHMTSVNTAMQVDLYAQANASYRRGRIYSGFGGQTDFIVGALHSPGGRAIVALASWHAASDTSTIVPRLEQPSTSFQHSHVVTEHGAATIWGCTDREQAAQLVGVAAHPRARESLRAAAAERGLV, from the coding sequence ATGGAAACCGTCTCGCCGGAACGCCTGGCGGCCGCGGCCTCGCGGCTGCCGGGCGTTCCGCGCGTCGTGGCGAGCGGCAACGCCGCCGCGCCGCTGCCGTTGCTGCGCGCCATCGACGCGGCGTTGCCCCGGTGGCGGCTGCACATGCTCAACGCCCCGCCCGGCATCCCGGCGCGCGACGGCGTGCGGCTGGAGACGGCGTTCGTCGGGACCGGCATGCGCGACCGGCCGGAGCTCGACTACATCCCCTCGCGGCTGTCGCTGGTGCCGCCGCTGTTCCGCGACCAGCGCCCGCCGGACGTCGTCGTGCTGCACACGTCCACCCCGCGCAACGGCCACCTGTCGATGGGCTGCGAGGTGAACGTGCTGCCCGCGGCCGTGGAGGCGGTCCGCGCGCGCGGCGGCCTGGTCGTCGCGCAGGTCAACCCGCGGATGCCGTACACGTTCGGCGACGGCGAGCTGCACGTGGACGACGTCGACCTCGCGGTCGAGGTGGACGAGCCGCTGCCGGCGCCGGCGCCGCGCGAGCCGGACGAGTGCAGCCGCGAGATCGCCGACCGGGTGGCGGCGCTGGTGCGCGAGGGCGCGACGTTGCAGATGGGCATCGGCGCGGTGCCGGACGCGACGCTGGCGGCGGTCCGCCACCAGCGCGGGCTGCGCGTCTGGTCGGAGATGTTCAGCGACGGCGTCCTCGAGCTCGAACGCCGCGGTGCCCTGGACGACGCGACGCCGATCACGGCGTCGTTCCTCGCTGGCTCGGCGGAGCTGATGGCCTGGGTCGACCGCAACCCGCGGGTGCGGATGCTGCGCACCGAGCGCGCCAACGACCCCGGCCGCATCGCGCGCCAGCCGCACATGACCAGCGTGAACACCGCCATGCAGGTCGACCTCTACGCGCAGGCGAACGCGTCGTACCGGCGCGGGCGGATCTACTCCGGCTTCGGCGGCCAGACCGACTTCATCGTCGGTGCGCTGCACTCGCCGGGCGGCCGCGCGATCGTCGCGCTCGCGTCGTGGCACGCCGCGTCGGACACGTCGACGATCGTGCCGCGGCTGGAGCAGCCGTCGACGTCGTTCCAGCACAGCCACGTCGTGACCGAGCACGGCGCCGCCACGATCTGGGGCTGCACCGACCGCGAGCAGGCCGCGCAGCTCGTCGGCGTCGCGGCGCACCCGCGGGCGCGGGAGTCGTTGCGCGCCGCCGCCGCCGAGCGCGGCCTGGTCTAG